One genomic window of Prochlorococcus sp. MIT 0603 includes the following:
- a CDS encoding ribonuclease D, producing MTSFAKKPASFKVFEQDLDDAIATKFSKKAILAIDSEAMGLVHGRDRICLVQICDDDDNVACIKIHQGQENAPRLKMLMENNDIEKVFHFARFDVAALASNLKIAVKPIFCTKIASKLGRTYSPRHGLKEVILELVGVELDKHAQSSDWGRIEDLSEKQLEYAANDVRFLIPARNKLKKMLVREQRWELAKKCFECIPTICELDRRRFNNIFEH from the coding sequence ATGACAAGCTTCGCAAAAAAACCAGCCAGTTTTAAGGTATTCGAGCAGGACCTTGATGATGCAATAGCCACAAAATTTTCCAAAAAAGCAATTTTAGCTATTGATTCTGAAGCTATGGGTCTAGTTCATGGTCGTGATCGAATATGTCTAGTACAAATTTGCGATGATGATGATAACGTTGCCTGCATCAAAATTCATCAAGGTCAAGAAAATGCTCCGAGACTAAAAATGTTAATGGAGAATAATGATATTGAGAAAGTTTTCCATTTCGCAAGATTTGATGTTGCGGCCCTTGCAAGCAATCTCAAGATTGCAGTTAAGCCAATTTTTTGTACAAAGATCGCCAGTAAACTGGGAAGAACATATTCACCAAGGCATGGGCTCAAAGAAGTGATTTTAGAGCTAGTAGGAGTTGAGCTTGATAAACATGCCCAAAGTAGTGATTGGGGAAGAATAGAAGACCTTTCAGAAAAACAATTGGAGTATGCTGCCAATGATGTTCGTTTCCTTATTCCTGCCAGAAATAAACTTAAAAAAATGTTGGTAAGAGAGCAAAGATGGGAGCTAGCAAAAAAATGTTTTGAATGTATACCTACTATCTGCGAACTGGATAGACGACGCTTTAATAATATTTTTGAACATTAA
- a CDS encoding N-acetylmuramoyl-L-alanine amidase: MIHGKTSDALLGSRVDRNTWWVGNHVVSPSVSILIMAGHADSQFMKGAGTSGEAVALKGYPPMNSKMSDELFWNLKVRDAVVRLGKAKGLKIKSYEPGIRKIIDDNNEKTNWTVGSRYSSQGAYVLEIHFDAYGNHGLGSGLIPPLTNRINNIDESIARSFGRYPLFFRGGLGAPRRQIRVLEIGKLEGDLEKNLRQVNSSEKTIDQIADRIVNAILIGLNKKDLFNQQLNKGDIFLQDSHLQTNLGAL; encoded by the coding sequence ATGATCCATGGGAAAACTTCTGATGCTTTATTAGGATCAAGAGTTGATAGAAATACTTGGTGGGTTGGTAATCATGTTGTATCACCCTCAGTTTCTATTTTGATCATGGCTGGTCATGCAGACTCTCAATTCATGAAGGGAGCTGGCACTTCTGGTGAGGCGGTAGCTTTAAAAGGTTACCCTCCAATGAATTCTAAGATGAGTGATGAACTGTTTTGGAATTTAAAAGTAAGAGATGCTGTGGTTAGATTAGGCAAAGCTAAAGGTTTGAAAATTAAATCTTATGAACCTGGTATCAGAAAGATTATTGATGATAATAATGAGAAAACAAATTGGACAGTAGGTTCTCGTTATTCCAGTCAAGGAGCGTATGTTTTGGAAATTCACTTTGATGCTTATGGGAACCATGGTCTTGGTTCAGGGTTGATTCCACCTTTAACTAATAGAATTAACAATATCGATGAGTCAATAGCAAGAAGTTTTGGCCGTTACCCTCTTTTCTTTCGTGGAGGTTTGGGAGCACCGCGACGTCAGATAAGAGTTTTGGAAATTGGTAAATTAGAGGGAGATCTTGAGAAGAATCTTCGGCAAGTAAATTCTAGCGAAAAAACAATTGATCAAATTGCCGATAGAATTGTTAATGCAATTTTAATTGGATTAAATAAAAAAGATTTATTTAATCAACAGCTAAATAAGGGCGACATTTTTCTTCAAGACTCTCATCTTCAAACCAATCTTGGGGCTTTGTAA
- a CDS encoding lipid-A-disaccharide synthase-related protein, whose product MTIPTLDRIRQKKKNVLVLSNGHGEDLIALRVLEALNRESPKLNFEVISLVGEGRVFSSAIEERWLRKVGHTLRLPSGGFSNQSLKGFLADLLAGFLVINWKNWLYVRKAVKNGCFVIAVGDLLPLFYAWSSGGDYAFIGTPKSDYTWIAPTRSPSLSYYYHRLKGTEWEPWEWALMKTPRCKLVAVRDKLSARGLQKKNIRAHAPGNPMMDGLESVSSPLYLKEFRRLLLLCGSRMPEAIVNFKRLIIAAEKIESERPLAILVAIGTEPSLKNIESCLLHLGYSHLPSFKNEVSANACFEKDSLKIFIGFGKFEQWASLVEVGIANAGTATEQLVGLGVPCVSLPGKGPQFKYQFAHRQSRLLGGSVIPCNTAKKMAQTVELLLKDVPLRNSLACIGKKRMGHSGGSQALAKMILNVFLHNS is encoded by the coding sequence ATGACTATTCCTACTTTGGATCGTATCAGGCAGAAGAAAAAAAATGTCTTAGTGCTATCGAATGGTCATGGTGAGGACCTTATTGCTTTGAGAGTATTAGAGGCTTTAAATCGTGAGAGTCCAAAATTAAATTTTGAAGTGATTTCATTAGTTGGTGAAGGACGGGTCTTTTCCTCTGCAATTGAAGAACGCTGGCTAAGAAAGGTTGGTCATACTTTAAGATTGCCAAGTGGAGGTTTTAGTAATCAAAGCTTGAAAGGATTTCTTGCTGATCTCTTAGCAGGCTTTTTGGTCATTAATTGGAAGAATTGGTTGTATGTGAGAAAAGCTGTCAAAAATGGTTGCTTTGTTATTGCTGTAGGAGACTTATTACCACTTTTCTATGCTTGGAGTAGTGGTGGAGATTATGCATTTATTGGAACACCTAAAAGTGATTACACATGGATTGCCCCTACTAGAAGTCCATCATTAAGTTACTATTACCATCGCCTTAAAGGAACTGAATGGGAGCCTTGGGAGTGGGCTTTGATGAAAACCCCACGTTGTAAATTAGTTGCTGTACGAGACAAGTTATCTGCTAGAGGCTTACAAAAAAAGAACATTAGAGCTCATGCACCTGGCAACCCAATGATGGATGGTTTGGAGTCAGTGAGCTCTCCTTTGTATCTTAAAGAATTTAGGCGATTATTACTGCTATGTGGCAGTCGAATGCCAGAAGCAATTGTGAATTTTAAGAGATTAATTATTGCTGCTGAAAAAATCGAAAGCGAAAGACCATTAGCCATTCTTGTCGCAATTGGTACAGAGCCTTCCTTGAAGAATATTGAGAGTTGTTTGCTTCACTTAGGTTATAGCCACTTGCCTTCCTTCAAGAATGAGGTCTCTGCTAATGCTTGCTTTGAGAAAGATTCATTGAAAATTTTCATCGGATTTGGGAAATTTGAACAATGGGCAAGCTTAGTGGAAGTTGGGATTGCCAATGCTGGAACTGCGACGGAACAACTTGTAGGACTAGGTGTTCCATGTGTTTCACTTCCTGGTAAAGGGCCGCAATTTAAATATCAGTTTGCACATAGACAGAGTCGCTTACTTGGTGGAAGTGTCATTCCATGTAATACCGCTAAAAAAATGGCTCAAACAGTTGAATTGTTACTTAAAGATGTTCCCTTAAGGAATTCCTTAGCATGCATAGGTAAAAAGCGCATGGGGCATTCTGGAGGAAGTCAAGCTTTGGCAAAAATGATTTTGAACGTATTTCTACATAATTCATGA
- a CDS encoding cofactor assembly of complex C subunit B: MSYSYYSTLVLTILLAIGLAFFLRAASKDRTTVVDIASPLPPLDVLNGMSSWLEERGWKGEGGDLQRQIVRFHGSVSSSPLLAIFLSILCSFGAGCLGLVICQLYPVTSWWPLTLAALGPCAGLFYKTRSTRIESFEIRLVSAVSDTGTLLRVRAHRDELIAIDLELSKKLKLISDKSLTASPI, from the coding sequence ATGTCATACTCATATTATTCAACATTAGTTTTAACTATATTACTTGCCATTGGCTTGGCATTTTTTCTTCGTGCAGCCAGTAAAGATAGGACAACTGTAGTTGATATAGCTTCCCCCTTGCCGCCACTTGATGTCCTAAATGGAATGAGCAGTTGGTTGGAGGAACGTGGCTGGAAAGGTGAGGGGGGTGATCTTCAGAGGCAAATTGTTAGGTTTCATGGAAGTGTTTCTTCAAGTCCATTGCTAGCCATTTTTCTTTCGATTTTGTGTAGCTTTGGCGCGGGTTGTCTGGGTTTAGTTATTTGTCAGCTTTATCCAGTTACTAGTTGGTGGCCATTAACTCTTGCAGCTTTAGGGCCTTGTGCAGGTTTATTTTATAAAACCAGATCTACTAGAATTGAGTCTTTTGAAATAAGATTAGTTAGTGCAGTAAGTGATACTGGAACCCTTTTAAGAGTAAGAGCTCATAGAGATGAATTAATTGCTATAGATTTAGAACTTTCTAAAAAGTTAAAGTTAATAAGTGATAAATCATTAACAGCTTCTCCAATTTAA
- a CDS encoding 15,16-dihydrobiliverdin:ferredoxin oxidoreductase, which translates to MFDELLNKANDSLILNGGTQIKVKPEFDECLSRKNDCVLKSYLWDVPGFRRWRITRMDAGEKLQVLNSVAYPNYVDDKPILGIDIIWFGVKGKLVAVLDFQPLIQNEKYFLKYFQGLKDLSNRYKEFNNQENMHIYDSTYYFSPWVLFYSGNGSNLSQPITNILDEFLQKYWEIDSNNDLEYIKISPIEVKKLQIEYDIYSAEKDPAHGLFKSYFGEEWADDFMHNFLFPESD; encoded by the coding sequence ATTTTTGATGAATTGCTTAATAAAGCAAATGATAGCCTTATTTTAAATGGAGGTACCCAAATTAAAGTCAAGCCTGAGTTTGATGAATGCTTATCAAGAAAAAATGATTGTGTTTTGAAAAGTTATCTTTGGGACGTGCCTGGTTTTCGAAGATGGAGAATTACCCGAATGGATGCAGGTGAAAAGTTACAAGTATTAAATTCGGTCGCTTATCCTAATTATGTTGATGATAAGCCAATTTTAGGAATAGATATTATTTGGTTTGGTGTCAAGGGTAAATTGGTAGCTGTACTTGATTTTCAACCTCTCATTCAAAATGAGAAGTATTTTCTTAAATATTTCCAAGGGCTTAAGGACTTAAGTAATCGTTATAAGGAATTTAATAATCAAGAGAATATGCACATATATGATTCAACGTATTATTTTTCTCCATGGGTGCTCTTTTACAGTGGAAATGGCAGTAATTTGAGTCAACCTATAACCAATATTCTAGATGAGTTTTTGCAAAAATATTGGGAAATTGATTCAAATAATGATTTAGAATATATAAAGATAAGCCCTATAGAAGTAAAGAAATTGCAAATAGAATATGATATATATAGTGCAGAGAAAGATCCTGCTCATGGATTATTTAAAAGTTATTTTGGTGAAGAATGGGCTGATGATTTTATGCATAACTTCTTATTCCCAGAAAGTGATTAA
- a CDS encoding bifunctional pantoate--beta-alanine ligase/(d)CMP kinase, with amino-acid sequence MNLTILKTKSDLEKWRQQHCINFVPTMGSLHEGHQKLIAAAKDSSHDLTPRVLVSIFINPLQFEENDDFKEYPRNLAKDCQKAYEAGADAIWAPSLNTIFPKGKEGHFTLKAPKSLQNHLCGAYRKNHFDGVATVVLRLLNLVRPQKIFLGEKDWQQLIILRQLIREVGLNVEIKSIATLRDKDGLPYSSRNLLLTPEERAKAIALPEIMKNASQKFQSGHELDLKKLKSYLENNDLRVEYLETVDMKKLTPVNHITSKLCLLASAVHCGKTRLIDHTFLMKRKPIVAIDGPAGAGKSTVTKKFAEKLGLIYLDTGAMYRAVTWLIQKKSIDPNNEKDMLEALKNLRLNIDLSENGVQQVLLNNINITNQIRSPEITSQVSLISSKGIVREILTAQQQYMGERGGIVAEGRDIGTAVFPDAELKVFLTASPQERARRRAIDLKNQGFSVPSLLDLEEQIKERDYIDSNRKIAPLLQAKDARLLITDGMNIDKVIESLITMFREEIPEEIWPLK; translated from the coding sequence GTGAACTTAACTATCCTAAAAACGAAATCTGATTTAGAAAAATGGAGGCAGCAACATTGTATTAATTTTGTCCCGACCATGGGAAGCCTGCATGAAGGGCATCAAAAACTAATTGCAGCAGCCAAAGATTCCTCGCATGATCTTACTCCTAGGGTATTAGTCAGTATCTTTATCAACCCACTACAATTTGAGGAAAATGACGATTTCAAAGAATATCCAAGAAATTTAGCCAAAGATTGTCAAAAAGCCTATGAAGCTGGAGCTGATGCCATTTGGGCACCCTCACTAAATACTATTTTCCCTAAAGGAAAAGAAGGACATTTCACATTAAAAGCCCCTAAATCACTTCAAAACCATTTATGTGGTGCTTATAGAAAAAATCATTTCGATGGAGTGGCAACAGTAGTTTTAAGGTTATTAAATCTTGTCCGTCCTCAAAAGATTTTTCTAGGTGAAAAAGATTGGCAGCAATTAATCATTCTTCGCCAATTAATTCGAGAAGTTGGACTCAATGTAGAAATCAAATCAATTGCAACTTTAAGAGACAAAGATGGTCTTCCCTATAGCTCCCGCAATTTATTACTAACACCTGAAGAAAGAGCTAAAGCTATTGCTTTGCCAGAGATAATGAAAAATGCGTCTCAAAAATTTCAATCTGGTCACGAGCTTGATCTCAAAAAATTAAAGTCATATTTAGAAAATAATGACTTAAGAGTTGAATATTTAGAAACAGTAGATATGAAAAAATTAACGCCAGTAAATCATATAACAAGCAAGCTTTGCTTGCTTGCATCCGCAGTACATTGCGGAAAGACTCGTCTCATAGATCACACATTTTTAATGAAACGTAAACCAATCGTTGCTATTGATGGTCCAGCCGGTGCAGGAAAAAGCACAGTAACTAAAAAATTTGCTGAAAAGCTCGGCTTAATTTATTTAGATACAGGTGCTATGTATAGAGCTGTGACATGGTTGATTCAAAAAAAATCTATAGACCCAAATAACGAAAAAGATATGTTAGAGGCTTTAAAAAACTTAAGGCTTAATATTGACTTATCAGAAAATGGTGTTCAGCAAGTACTTCTTAATAACATAAATATCACCAATCAAATTCGTTCGCCAGAAATCACATCACAAGTTTCTTTAATATCATCAAAAGGTATTGTCCGAGAAATACTTACAGCTCAGCAACAATATATGGGAGAGAGAGGGGGAATAGTAGCTGAAGGAAGAGATATAGGAACAGCTGTATTTCCTGATGCTGAATTAAAAGTTTTCCTTACGGCAAGTCCTCAAGAAAGAGCAAGGAGAAGAGCTATTGATTTAAAGAATCAAGGTTTTAGTGTGCCAAGTCTATTAGATCTAGAAGAACAAATTAAAGAAAGAGATTACATAGATAGTAATCGTAAAATAGCTCCTTTATTACAAGCAAAAGACGCAAGGTTATTAATAACAGATGGAATGAATATAGATAAAGTTATCGAATCATTAATTACAATGTTTAGAGAAGAAATACCAGAAGAAATTTGGCCCTTAAAATGA
- a CDS encoding low molecular weight protein-tyrosine-phosphatase codes for MKRSILFVCLGNICRSPAAEAICLYKLAEQGLQDDFNVDSAGTGGWHVGRMADSRMRDAALNRGITIESRARQISLDDFESFDLILTMDDSNLNDVKSLSIDSKNTSKAKIIPLLEYAQNTNLLEVPDPYYGGENGFNQVLDLLDDAINGLIIDLKNSF; via the coding sequence ATGAAAAGAAGTATCTTGTTTGTTTGCCTCGGAAATATTTGTCGCTCGCCTGCAGCAGAAGCAATATGTTTATATAAATTAGCTGAACAAGGTTTGCAAGATGATTTTAATGTTGATTCTGCAGGTACTGGAGGCTGGCATGTCGGCAGAATGGCTGATTCGAGGATGAGAGATGCTGCATTGAACCGTGGAATTACTATAGAAAGCAGAGCCAGACAAATTTCATTAGATGATTTTGAGAGTTTTGATTTAATTCTTACAATGGATGATTCTAATTTAAATGATGTAAAGTCTTTATCAATAGATTCTAAAAATACATCTAAGGCAAAAATCATACCTTTACTTGAATATGCACAGAATACTAATCTTCTTGAGGTACCTGACCCATATTATGGAGGTGAAAATGGCTTTAATCAGGTTTTAGATCTGCTTGATGATGCTATAAATGGATTAATAATAGATCTGAAGAATTCATTTTAA
- a CDS encoding phycoerythrobilin:ferredoxin oxidoreductase: protein MNSIRENSLSPLSLDGWTWNPFFEDMINQISIFEFEEYPIPDKFLYNKVLSKSLNDLGEIKISTWACKFNKIKQARAACLHGGKSFSVFNLVIHPFSNYNLPFFGADLVTLPNGYLLALDLQPALKNDSFHTQDVWELLKPLHHKWQSMLPFGGEIPKEAKPFFSPGFLWTRLPLDKSTDLIIDEVIRPAFKDYLSLYIKLLKNAERVSDDISLKILDGQISYLNYRSTKDPARAMLSRFYGKEWTEEYIHKVLFNPY from the coding sequence ATGAATAGTATTAGAGAAAATAGCTTATCTCCTTTGTCTTTAGATGGGTGGACTTGGAATCCATTTTTTGAAGATATGATTAACCAAATCTCTATTTTTGAATTTGAAGAATATCCAATTCCTGATAAGTTCCTATACAATAAAGTACTTTCAAAGTCGCTAAATGATTTAGGAGAGATTAAAATATCAACTTGGGCGTGTAAATTTAATAAAATTAAACAGGCCAGAGCCGCATGCTTGCATGGAGGAAAATCTTTTTCAGTATTTAATTTAGTAATTCATCCTTTTAGCAATTATAACTTGCCTTTTTTTGGAGCGGATCTTGTTACTTTGCCGAATGGTTATCTTTTGGCTTTAGACTTGCAACCAGCATTAAAAAATGATTCTTTCCATACTCAAGATGTTTGGGAACTATTAAAACCATTGCATCACAAATGGCAATCTATGCTTCCTTTTGGTGGTGAAATACCTAAGGAAGCTAAACCTTTTTTTTCACCTGGTTTTCTTTGGACAAGATTACCTTTAGATAAGAGTACAGATCTAATTATTGATGAAGTGATTAGACCAGCTTTTAAAGATTATCTTTCTCTTTATATTAAACTATTAAAGAATGCAGAAAGAGTATCAGATGATATTTCATTGAAAATCTTAGATGGACAAATATCTTATTTAAATTATAGATCTACAAAGGATCCAGCAAGGGCAATGCTTAGTCGTTTTTATGGTAAGGAATGGACTGAGGAGTACATTCATAAAGTTCTTTTTAATCCCTATTAA
- a CDS encoding Mrp/NBP35 family ATP-binding protein, producing the protein MFTEADVRKVLLDIKDSGSNKSILELGWIEKIDVKDQKAIIRLNLPNFANSQRDRIASEIKELLNSSQQISQVQIELSNMPNNSNQGEIGGAGHGQVAPLQAIQGVKNVIAVSSGKGGVGKSTVAVNLACALSQKGYDVGLLDADIYGPNIPIMLGVSDQTPEVIGSGADQKIIPIESCGVAMVSMGLLIDENQPVIWRGPMLNGIIRQFLYQASWGQKDFLVVDLPPGTGDAQLSLAQAVPMKGVLIVTTPQKVSLQDSRRGLAMFKQMNVPIIGVIENMSSFIPPDQSERKYALFGTGGGMTLSKENSVPLLAQLPLEMNTLDGHKEGLPIVFQFPKSITAKSFHNLATAVVENIEKIKN; encoded by the coding sequence ATGTTTACCGAAGCTGATGTAAGGAAGGTATTGCTTGATATAAAAGATTCAGGAAGTAATAAATCAATATTAGAGCTTGGTTGGATCGAGAAAATCGATGTAAAAGATCAAAAAGCAATTATTAGATTAAATCTTCCTAATTTTGCCAATAGCCAAAGAGATCGTATAGCTAGTGAAATTAAAGAACTACTAAACAGCTCACAACAAATTTCACAAGTTCAAATTGAATTAAGCAATATGCCAAATAATTCCAATCAAGGTGAGATTGGAGGTGCAGGCCATGGTCAAGTTGCCCCTCTCCAGGCGATTCAAGGAGTTAAGAATGTTATTGCTGTTAGTAGTGGGAAAGGAGGAGTTGGAAAAAGTACTGTTGCCGTTAATCTTGCCTGTGCACTTTCTCAAAAGGGTTACGATGTCGGGTTGCTTGATGCGGATATCTATGGTCCAAATATCCCCATTATGCTTGGTGTATCAGATCAGACCCCAGAAGTAATTGGGAGTGGAGCTGACCAGAAAATTATCCCGATAGAAAGTTGTGGTGTAGCAATGGTTTCCATGGGATTACTTATCGATGAAAATCAGCCAGTAATTTGGCGTGGTCCAATGCTTAATGGGATTATTCGTCAATTTCTTTATCAAGCGAGTTGGGGACAAAAAGACTTTCTTGTTGTTGACTTGCCACCTGGTACTGGCGATGCACAATTATCGCTTGCACAAGCAGTTCCTATGAAAGGTGTTCTTATTGTGACTACTCCTCAGAAGGTTTCATTGCAAGATTCACGAAGAGGCCTAGCTATGTTTAAGCAAATGAATGTGCCAATTATTGGAGTCATAGAAAACATGTCTTCTTTTATACCACCAGATCAATCTGAAAGAAAATATGCATTATTTGGAACTGGTGGAGGTATGACTTTGTCCAAAGAAAACTCTGTGCCATTATTAGCTCAGTTGCCTTTAGAGATGAATACTTTAGATGGTCATAAAGAAGGCTTGCCAATTGTTTTTCAGTTTCCCAAGTCTATAACTGCCAAATCGTTTCACAACCTTGCCACAGCTGTTGTGGAAAATATTGAAAAAATAAAAAATTAA
- the hemF gene encoding oxygen-dependent coproporphyrinogen oxidase: MSSSNHTKPPFDSREKAKTLLLGLQDEICQGLEEVDAKGKFEEESWERPEGGGGRSRVMKEGRIFEQGGVNFSEVKGEQLPPSIINQRPEAKGHKWFATGTSMVLHPRNPYIPTVHLNYRYFEAGPVWWFGGGADLTPYYPYLEDTRHFHKTHKKACDSVNPLLHKVFKPWCDEYFFLKHRNESRGVGGIFFDYQDGSNSLYKGQDPNGVAAIKAKEIGHQALSWEDLFSLAKACGKAFLPSYIPIIEKRHEQAFSEHERNFQLYRRGRYVEFNLVWDRGTIFGLQTNGRTESILMSLPPLVRWEYGFNAAPGSREALLTEIFTKPQDWFEDESLEEKCRPYLAVD; encoded by the coding sequence GTGTCATCTTCAAACCATACCAAGCCTCCTTTTGACTCTAGGGAAAAAGCCAAGACATTATTATTAGGCCTTCAAGACGAGATTTGCCAGGGTTTAGAAGAAGTAGATGCTAAAGGGAAATTCGAAGAAGAGTCTTGGGAAAGACCTGAAGGAGGTGGAGGTCGGTCAAGAGTAATGAAAGAAGGAAGAATTTTTGAACAAGGAGGCGTCAACTTTTCAGAAGTAAAAGGTGAACAATTACCACCCTCAATCATTAACCAACGACCAGAAGCAAAAGGCCACAAGTGGTTTGCAACAGGCACCTCCATGGTTCTTCATCCCAGAAATCCATATATACCAACTGTTCATTTGAATTATCGATACTTTGAAGCCGGTCCAGTCTGGTGGTTTGGTGGGGGAGCAGATCTCACGCCTTACTATCCATATTTAGAAGACACTCGCCATTTCCATAAAACACATAAAAAAGCTTGCGACTCTGTAAATCCATTACTCCATAAAGTCTTTAAACCTTGGTGTGATGAATATTTTTTCTTAAAGCATCGCAATGAGAGTAGAGGAGTTGGAGGGATATTTTTCGATTACCAAGATGGTTCAAACAGTCTCTATAAAGGACAAGATCCTAATGGCGTTGCAGCCATTAAAGCAAAAGAGATTGGTCATCAAGCATTGTCATGGGAAGATCTTTTCTCTTTAGCAAAGGCCTGTGGCAAAGCCTTTTTGCCTTCATATATTCCAATTATTGAAAAGCGACATGAGCAGGCTTTTAGTGAGCATGAAAGGAACTTCCAACTTTATCGAAGAGGAAGATACGTTGAATTTAATTTGGTATGGGATAGAGGAACCATTTTCGGCCTACAGACGAATGGGAGAACTGAATCAATACTAATGTCTTTGCCACCACTAGTTAGATGGGAATATGGATTCAATGCTGCACCTGGATCTAGAGAAGCATTATTAACAGAAATATTTACAAAGCCCCAAGATTGGTTTGAAGATGAGAGTCTTGAAGAAAAATGTCGCCCTTATTTAGCTGTTGATTAA
- the purM gene encoding phosphoribosylformylglycinamidine cyclo-ligase, with the protein MDYKSAGVNVEAGRAFVNRIKASVESTARPEVIGGIGGFGGFMSLPKGLKKPVLVSGTDGVGTKLELAQDYQSHYGVGIDLVAMCVNDVITSGAEPLFFLDYIATGKLGPEALVEVIEGISEGCKQSQCSLLGGETAEMPGFYADGQYDLAGFCVAVVEEEEIINGKEIRSGDQIIGIASSGLHSNGFSLIRKILSTSSITEKDCFGKEQTPLIDYLLRPTKLYVHLVKALLKEELIIKGMSHITGGGLPENLPRCLPTKLKANINRNSWELPSIYPWLSNKGDIPESDLWNTFNLGIGFCLVVSSDQAQAVVDFCFQNGCPAWNIGHIEEKAINSELGIVGLPL; encoded by the coding sequence ATGGATTACAAGTCTGCAGGAGTTAATGTTGAAGCTGGAAGAGCTTTCGTGAATCGAATTAAAGCAAGTGTTGAGTCTACAGCTCGTCCTGAGGTTATTGGCGGAATAGGAGGCTTTGGAGGCTTCATGAGTTTGCCTAAGGGATTAAAAAAACCTGTTTTAGTATCTGGCACGGATGGAGTAGGGACAAAATTGGAGCTAGCTCAGGATTATCAATCCCACTATGGAGTTGGTATCGATTTGGTTGCAATGTGTGTGAATGATGTAATAACCAGTGGTGCAGAGCCGTTATTTTTTCTTGATTATATTGCGACTGGGAAATTGGGGCCAGAGGCTTTAGTTGAAGTCATAGAGGGGATCTCAGAGGGTTGCAAGCAATCCCAATGTTCGTTGTTGGGCGGAGAGACGGCTGAGATGCCAGGTTTTTATGCGGATGGTCAATATGATTTAGCGGGATTTTGTGTTGCAGTAGTTGAGGAAGAGGAGATTATTAATGGGAAAGAGATCCGATCAGGAGATCAGATTATTGGTATTGCTAGCAGTGGTCTTCATAGCAATGGTTTCAGTTTAATTAGAAAGATTTTATCGACATCTTCTATTACTGAGAAAGATTGTTTTGGCAAAGAGCAAACACCTCTAATTGATTATTTATTAAGACCAACGAAGTTATATGTTCATTTAGTAAAAGCCCTCTTGAAAGAAGAATTAATTATTAAAGGTATGTCACATATTACTGGTGGTGGTTTACCAGAGAATTTACCAAGATGTCTTCCGACGAAATTAAAGGCTAATATCAATAGAAATTCTTGGGAACTGCCATCTATTTATCCTTGGTTAAGCAATAAAGGGGATATTCCTGAAAGTGATTTATGGAATACATTTAATCTTGGCATTGGTTTTTGTTTAGTAGTTTCTTCAGATCAAGCTCAAGCTGTTGTTGATTTTTGTTTTCAGAATGGATGCCCTGCCTGGAATATTGGTCATATTGAAGAAAAAGCTATCAATTCCGAATTAGGAATTGTTGGATTACCTCTTTAG